The Mixta hanseatica genome includes a region encoding these proteins:
- the carB gene encoding carbamoyl-phosphate synthase large subunit, which produces MPKRTDLKSILILGAGPIVIGQACEFDYSGAQACKALREEGYRVILVNSNPATIMTDPEMADATYIEPIHWEVVRKIIEKERPDAVLPTMGGQTALNCALELERQGVLEEFGVTMIGATADAIDKAEDRQRFDKAMKKIGLETARSGIAHNMEEALQVAADVGFPCIIRPSFTMGGSGGGIAYNREEFEEICERGLDLSPTKELLIDESLIGWKEYEMEVVRDKNDNCIIVCSIENFDPMGIHTGDSITVAPAQTLTDKEYQIMRNASMAVLREIGVETGGSNVQFAVNPKNGRLIIIEMNPRVSRSSALASKATGFPIAKVAAKLAVGYTLDELMNDITGGRTPASFEPSIDYVVTKIPRFNFEKFAGANDRLTTQMKSVGEVMAIGRTLQESMQKALRGLEVGVNGFDPKVHLDDADALTRIRRELKDAGAERIWYVADAFRAGLSVDGVFNLTNIDRWFLVQIEELVRLEEQVAHEGINGLNADFLRTLKRKGFADARLADLAGVSEAEVRKLRQQYNLHPVYKRVDTCAAEFATDTAYMYSTYEEECEANPNQDREKIMVLGGGPNRIGQGIEFDYCCVHAALALREDGYETIMVNCNPETVSTDYDTSDRLYFEPVTLEDVLEIVRLEQPKGVIVQYGGQTPLKLARALEAAGVPVIGTSPDAIDRAEDRERFQQAVDRLGLKQPANATVTALEQAVQKAVEIGYPLVVRPSYVLGGRAMEIVYDEQDLKRYFQTAVSVSNDAPVLLDRFLDDAVEVDVDAICDGERVLIGGIMEHIEQAGVHSGDSACSLPAYTLNKGIQDVMRQQVEKLAFELCVRGLMNVQFAVKDNEVYLIEVNPRAARTVPFVSKATGVPLAKVAARVMAGKTLTEQGVTEEVIPPYYSVKEVVLPFNKFPGVDPILGPEMRSTGEVMGVGRTFAEAFSKAMLGAQSNMKKQGRALLSVREGDKKRIVDLAAKLLKFGFELDATHGTAVVLGEAGINPRLVNKVHEGRPHIQDRLKNGEYSYIVNTTAGRQAIEDSRVIRRSALQYKVHYDTTLNGGFATAMALNADPTEKVISVQEMHAQINAK; this is translated from the coding sequence ATGCCAAAACGTACTGACTTAAAATCCATCCTGATTCTGGGCGCTGGCCCGATTGTTATCGGCCAGGCGTGCGAGTTCGACTATTCCGGCGCGCAGGCCTGTAAAGCGCTGCGCGAGGAAGGTTACCGCGTCATTCTGGTTAACTCCAACCCGGCAACCATCATGACCGACCCGGAAATGGCGGATGCTACCTACATCGAGCCGATCCACTGGGAAGTGGTGCGTAAAATCATCGAGAAAGAGCGCCCGGATGCGGTGCTGCCTACCATGGGTGGCCAGACAGCGCTGAATTGCGCGCTGGAGCTGGAGCGTCAGGGCGTACTGGAAGAGTTCGGCGTTACCATGATTGGTGCCACGGCCGATGCGATTGATAAAGCGGAAGACCGCCAACGTTTCGATAAGGCGATGAAGAAAATCGGCCTGGAAACGGCACGCTCCGGCATTGCGCACAATATGGAAGAAGCGCTGCAGGTTGCGGCGGATGTCGGTTTCCCCTGCATTATCCGTCCTTCCTTTACCATGGGCGGCAGCGGCGGCGGTATCGCCTATAACCGCGAAGAGTTCGAAGAGATTTGCGAGCGCGGGCTGGATCTTTCACCAACCAAAGAGCTGCTGATTGATGAATCGCTGATTGGCTGGAAAGAGTATGAGATGGAGGTGGTGCGCGATAAGAATGACAACTGCATCATCGTCTGCTCTATCGAAAACTTCGACCCAATGGGCATCCATACCGGCGACTCGATCACCGTCGCGCCAGCGCAAACGCTGACCGATAAAGAGTATCAAATCATGCGTAACGCCTCGATGGCGGTGCTGCGTGAAATCGGCGTGGAAACCGGCGGCTCTAACGTGCAGTTTGCGGTAAACCCCAAAAACGGCCGTCTGATCATTATTGAAATGAACCCGCGCGTATCGCGCTCTTCGGCGCTGGCGTCGAAAGCGACCGGCTTCCCGATCGCTAAAGTCGCGGCGAAGCTGGCGGTAGGCTACACGCTGGATGAGCTGATGAACGACATTACCGGCGGCCGTACGCCAGCCTCGTTCGAGCCTTCAATCGACTACGTCGTGACCAAGATCCCGCGCTTTAACTTTGAAAAATTTGCCGGCGCCAACGATCGTCTGACGACGCAGATGAAATCGGTCGGCGAAGTGATGGCGATTGGCCGCACGTTACAGGAGTCTATGCAGAAGGCGCTGCGCGGACTGGAAGTGGGCGTGAATGGCTTCGATCCGAAAGTGCATTTGGACGATGCCGATGCGCTAACGCGTATTCGTCGCGAGCTAAAAGATGCAGGCGCCGAGCGTATCTGGTATGTGGCCGATGCATTCCGCGCTGGCCTGTCGGTAGACGGCGTATTTAACCTGACCAATATTGACCGCTGGTTCCTGGTACAGATTGAAGAGCTGGTGCGTCTGGAAGAGCAGGTGGCCCATGAAGGCATTAACGGCCTGAATGCCGATTTCCTGCGAACGCTTAAACGCAAAGGCTTTGCCGATGCACGCCTGGCGGATCTGGCTGGCGTAAGCGAAGCGGAAGTGCGTAAGCTGCGCCAGCAATACAACCTGCATCCGGTTTATAAGCGCGTTGATACCTGCGCCGCTGAGTTTGCCACCGATACCGCCTATATGTACTCTACTTATGAAGAGGAGTGCGAGGCGAATCCGAACCAGGACCGTGAGAAGATCATGGTGTTGGGCGGTGGACCAAACCGTATCGGCCAGGGCATCGAGTTTGATTACTGCTGCGTTCATGCTGCGCTGGCGCTGCGTGAAGATGGTTATGAAACCATCATGGTCAACTGCAACCCGGAAACCGTTTCAACCGACTACGACACCTCCGATCGCCTCTACTTCGAGCCGGTCACGCTGGAAGATGTGCTGGAAATCGTGCGTCTTGAACAGCCGAAGGGCGTTATCGTGCAGTATGGCGGTCAGACGCCGCTGAAGCTGGCGCGTGCGCTGGAAGCCGCAGGCGTACCGGTTATCGGCACCAGCCCGGATGCTATCGACCGGGCGGAAGACCGCGAGCGTTTCCAGCAGGCGGTCGATCGCCTGGGCCTGAAGCAGCCGGCGAACGCCACGGTGACCGCGCTGGAGCAGGCGGTACAGAAAGCGGTAGAGATCGGTTATCCGCTGGTAGTGCGTCCTTCCTATGTGCTGGGCGGACGGGCGATGGAAATCGTTTATGACGAGCAGGATCTGAAACGCTACTTCCAGACCGCGGTCTCGGTATCCAACGATGCGCCAGTGCTGCTTGACCGCTTCCTCGATGATGCGGTGGAAGTGGACGTGGACGCGATTTGCGACGGTGAGCGCGTGCTGATCGGCGGCATTATGGAACATATTGAGCAGGCCGGGGTGCACTCTGGCGACTCCGCCTGTTCACTGCCCGCCTATACGCTGAACAAGGGTATTCAGGATGTGATGCGTCAGCAAGTTGAAAAGCTGGCGTTTGAACTTTGCGTACGCGGCCTGATGAACGTACAGTTTGCGGTGAAAGATAACGAAGTGTACCTGATTGAGGTTAACCCGCGTGCCGCACGTACCGTGCCTTTCGTTTCCAAAGCGACCGGCGTGCCGCTGGCGAAAGTCGCCGCGCGCGTCATGGCAGGTAAAACGCTGACAGAGCAGGGCGTAACGGAAGAAGTTATCCCGCCTTACTACTCTGTGAAGGAAGTGGTGCTGCCGTTTAACAAGTTCCCTGGCGTAGACCCGATCCTTGGTCCGGAAATGCGTTCAACGGGTGAAGTGATGGGCGTTGGCCGCACCTTTGCCGAGGCGTTCTCTAAGGCGATGCTGGGCGCGCAGTCCAACATGAAAAAGCAGGGACGTGCGCTGCTTTCGGTGCGCGAAGGCGATAAAAAACGCATCGTCGACCTGGCGGCCAAGCTGCTGAAGTTCGGCTTCGAACTGGACGCGACGCACGGCACCGCAGTGGTGTTGGGTGAAGCGGGCATTAACCCGCGCCTGGTGAACAAAGTGCATGAAGGGCGTCCGCATATTCAGGACCGCCTGAAAAACGGTGAATATAGCTATATCGTCAATACCACGGCTGGACGCCAGGCAATTGAAGATTCGCGCGTTATTCGTCGCAGCGCGCTGCAATATAAAGTGCATTACGACACCACGCTGAACGGCGGCTTCGCGACCGCGATGGCGCTGAACGCCGACCCGACGGAGAAAGTGATTTCCGTTCAGGAAATGCACGCACAAATTAATGCTAAATAA
- a CDS encoding PhoX family protein — protein MSDKILELNMDSLPSPARRKLLAGTGALGLAGFLGGGVSFSALANMQTAPKGSPLLGFTAIPASTADDIAIAPGYRAEVLISWGEPLVDGAPAFDPQGNNSAADQEKQFGDNNDGMSFFALDENRGVMAINNEYVNEQYLFPHGGSKAISLEDVKKSQAGHGVSIVEVARSEDNRWRVVRPSRYNRRITANTPMHFSGPAAGHAALQTAADPQGKTVLGTFGNCANGKTPWGTYLTCEENFDTYFGTKAADFSPTPQQKRYTLNASEPERNWSDFDERFDVAKNPNEFNRHGWIVEIDPLDPHSMPVKRTALGRFKHENAAVTVAKSGELVVYMGDDERGEYIYKYVSTGKVDHANPAANKALLDEGTLYVAVFEGDKSGTPLKGTGRWLALVHGENGLTAEKGFQHQADILINARAAADVVKATRMDRPEWIAVNPHDGRAYCTLTNNNKRGNEKMPVDAANPRPDNIYGQIIRWDEQGDATAQQFSWDIFVLCGNPIAHPQGVQRGTPNITADNTFNSPDGLGFDSAGRLWILTDGKYSNEGDYQGQGNNQMLVGDPNSGEIRRFMVGPKSCELTGITFTPDYRTLFVNVQHPGEEGDSHFPHNSPRPRSSVIMITREDGGIVGA, from the coding sequence ATGAGCGACAAAATCCTTGAATTAAATATGGACTCACTGCCAAGCCCGGCGCGTCGTAAACTGCTGGCCGGAACTGGTGCATTAGGGCTGGCGGGCTTTCTTGGCGGCGGCGTCAGCTTTTCCGCTTTGGCTAATATGCAGACGGCGCCAAAAGGTAGTCCGCTGCTGGGATTCACGGCTATACCTGCCTCTACCGCTGATGACATCGCTATCGCGCCGGGCTACCGGGCCGAAGTGCTTATCTCGTGGGGCGAGCCGTTGGTTGATGGCGCGCCGGCGTTTGATCCTCAGGGCAACAACAGCGCCGCCGATCAGGAAAAACAGTTTGGCGATAATAATGATGGCATGAGCTTTTTCGCGCTGGATGAGAACCGCGGCGTAATGGCCATCAATAATGAGTATGTGAATGAGCAGTATCTTTTCCCGCACGGCGGCAGTAAAGCCATCAGCCTGGAAGATGTAAAAAAATCGCAGGCCGGGCATGGCGTATCGATCGTGGAGGTCGCGCGTAGCGAAGACAATCGCTGGCGCGTGGTGCGCCCGTCACGCTATAACCGCCGCATCACCGCCAATACCCCGATGCATTTTTCCGGCCCGGCGGCAGGCCATGCAGCGTTGCAAACCGCAGCCGATCCGCAAGGGAAAACGGTGCTGGGCACCTTTGGCAACTGCGCGAACGGCAAAACGCCCTGGGGAACCTATCTTACCTGCGAAGAGAATTTTGATACCTATTTCGGCACCAAAGCCGCCGACTTCAGCCCAACGCCCCAGCAGAAGCGCTACACCCTGAACGCCAGCGAGCCTGAGCGCAACTGGTCTGATTTTGATGAGCGTTTTGACGTAGCGAAAAATCCCAATGAATTTAACCGCCATGGTTGGATTGTGGAAATCGATCCGCTCGATCCACATTCGATGCCGGTAAAGCGTACCGCGCTGGGCCGCTTTAAACATGAAAACGCCGCGGTGACGGTGGCAAAAAGCGGCGAGCTGGTGGTTTATATGGGTGACGATGAACGGGGAGAATATATCTATAAATATGTCTCGACGGGCAAAGTCGATCACGCTAATCCTGCCGCGAACAAAGCGCTGCTGGATGAGGGCACGCTCTATGTCGCGGTGTTCGAAGGTGATAAAAGCGGTACGCCGTTAAAGGGAACGGGCCGCTGGCTGGCGCTGGTCCACGGTGAAAATGGACTGACGGCGGAAAAGGGTTTCCAGCATCAGGCGGATATTTTAATCAATGCCCGCGCGGCGGCGGATGTGGTTAAAGCGACGCGCATGGATCGCCCAGAGTGGATAGCCGTCAACCCGCACGATGGTCGCGCCTACTGTACGCTGACCAACAACAACAAGCGCGGCAATGAGAAGATGCCGGTGGATGCGGCCAACCCGCGTCCTGATAATATCTACGGCCAGATCATTCGCTGGGATGAGCAGGGCGATGCCACGGCGCAGCAGTTTAGCTGGGATATTTTCGTGCTGTGCGGAAACCCAATCGCGCATCCACAAGGCGTGCAGCGCGGTACGCCGAATATCACCGCTGACAATACCTTTAACAGCCCGGACGGGCTGGGCTTTGATAGCGCCGGACGTTTGTGGATCCTGACCGATGGGAAATACAGCAATGAAGGCGATTATCAGGGGCAGGGCAATAATCAGATGCTGGTCGGCGATCCCAACAGCGGCGAAATCCGCCGCTTTATGGTGGGGCCGAAATCGTGCGAGCTAACGGGCATCACCTTTACGCCGGATTACCGTACGCTGTTTGTTAACGTACAGCATCCGGGCGAAGAGGGCGACTCTCACTTCCCGCATAACAGCCCGCGACCACGTTCGTCGGTGATTATGATCACCCGCGAAGATGGCGGCATCGTCGGGGCCTGA
- a CDS encoding bactofilin family protein, which yields MFKKQNKSAEITAKKEAILSTAILDKTAPHEEQTSNTVIARDVCFEGNLKAVGQIYIYGEVQGNTIASDGVVKVMRSGLVNGNITCQELIINGTVKGECKAESIDIGEHANINGALNYVTLSVKKGAVFVGNAETTRLPEHAVNVIGIAPAPAVSGKALPNPPEKSKTSHA from the coding sequence ATGTTTAAAAAACAAAATAAATCAGCAGAAATAACAGCAAAAAAAGAGGCTATTCTCTCAACGGCAATACTGGATAAAACCGCGCCTCATGAAGAACAGACCAGTAATACGGTAATTGCCCGTGATGTCTGCTTTGAAGGTAATCTCAAAGCAGTGGGCCAAATTTATATTTATGGCGAGGTGCAGGGAAATACTATTGCCAGCGACGGCGTAGTAAAGGTTATGCGCAGCGGGCTGGTTAACGGTAATATCACCTGCCAGGAACTTATTATTAACGGCACCGTTAAAGGTGAATGCAAAGCAGAATCGATAGATATCGGCGAGCATGCCAATATTAACGGCGCGCTCAACTACGTTACGCTATCGGTGAAAAAGGGCGCGGTGTTTGTCGGAAATGCCGAAACCACCAGGCTGCCTGAGCACGCCGTTAACGTGATTGGCATTGCTCCCGCGCCTGCCGTTTCCGGTAAGGCGTTGCCCAACCCACCGGAAAAAAGCAAAACCAGTCACGCCTGA
- the pdxA gene encoding 4-hydroxythreonine-4-phosphate dehydrogenase PdxA, with product MLNNTRVVITPGEPAGIGPDVTLQLAQRDWPVELVVCASPQLLTERAQQLGLPLTLRHYQPGTPAQPQQAGTLTVLPVELAAPVNAGELTVANSHYVLETLARACDGCLSGEFSALITGPVHKGVINDAGIAFSGHTEFFADRAACERVVMMLATEELRVALATTHLPLKAVADAITEASLHEVITILHQDLQRKFGISQPHILVCGLNPHAGESGHMGREEIDTIIPALDKLRQQGMQLTGPLPADTLFQPKYLQHADAVLAMYHDQGLPVLKYQGFGRAVNITLGLPFIRTSVDHGTALELAGQGNADAGSFITALNLAINMIKEVNE from the coding sequence ATGCTCAATAACACTCGCGTAGTCATCACGCCCGGCGAACCCGCCGGGATTGGTCCCGATGTTACGCTACAGCTGGCGCAGCGCGACTGGCCGGTTGAACTGGTGGTGTGCGCCTCGCCTCAGCTGTTGACGGAACGCGCGCAGCAGCTGGGTCTGCCGCTGACGCTGCGGCACTATCAGCCGGGTACGCCAGCGCAGCCGCAACAGGCCGGCACGCTGACCGTCCTGCCGGTTGAGCTGGCTGCGCCGGTCAACGCCGGCGAACTAACAGTAGCGAACAGCCACTACGTGCTGGAAACCCTTGCCCGCGCCTGCGACGGCTGCCTTAGCGGTGAATTTTCCGCGTTGATTACCGGCCCGGTACACAAAGGCGTGATTAACGATGCCGGTATCGCCTTCAGCGGCCATACCGAATTTTTTGCCGATCGCGCCGCCTGTGAGCGCGTAGTGATGATGTTGGCGACCGAAGAGCTGCGCGTGGCGCTGGCGACGACGCATCTGCCGCTCAAAGCGGTGGCCGATGCGATTACCGAAGCCAGCCTGCATGAAGTGATCACCATTCTGCATCAGGATTTACAGCGTAAATTCGGCATCAGCCAGCCGCATATTCTGGTATGCGGCCTGAATCCTCATGCTGGCGAAAGCGGACATATGGGCCGCGAAGAGATCGATACCATTATTCCGGCGCTGGATAAGCTGCGTCAGCAAGGCATGCAGCTTACCGGCCCGCTGCCGGCGGATACGCTGTTTCAGCCGAAATATCTCCAGCATGCCGATGCGGTTCTGGCGATGTATCACGATCAGGGCCTGCCGGTCCTGAAATATCAGGGCTTTGGCCGCGCGGTGAATATCACCCTTGGCCTGCCATTTATCCGCACCTCCGTTGACCATGGCACCGCGCTGGAACTGGCCGGACAGGGCAACGCCGATGCGGGAAGCTTCATCACGGCGCTTAATCTCGCCATTAATATGATCAAAGAAGTCAATGAATAA
- the folA gene encoding type 3 dihydrofolate reductase — MISLIAALAADRVIGMENAMPWDLPADLAWFKRNTLNKPVIMGRLTWESIGRPLPGRHNIVVSSQPGKNIDGVTWVTSLEEALAAAGEVEEIMVIGGGRIYEQMLDRADRIYLTHIDAEVEGDTHFPDYEPDEWQSVFSEFHDADEKNSHSYCFEILERR, encoded by the coding sequence ATGATAAGCCTGATAGCGGCTTTAGCAGCCGATCGCGTTATTGGGATGGAAAACGCTATGCCGTGGGATCTGCCTGCGGACTTAGCGTGGTTTAAGCGTAATACATTGAATAAGCCAGTAATTATGGGCCGCCTGACCTGGGAATCGATTGGCCGCCCGCTGCCAGGACGTCACAATATTGTGGTCAGCAGTCAGCCAGGGAAAAATATCGATGGCGTGACTTGGGTAACCTCGCTGGAAGAGGCTTTAGCGGCGGCGGGCGAGGTTGAAGAGATCATGGTGATCGGCGGCGGCCGTATTTATGAGCAGATGCTGGATCGCGCCGATCGTATCTACCTGACGCACATTGATGCGGAAGTAGAAGGTGATACGCATTTCCCGGACTACGAGCCGGATGAATGGCAGTCGGTATTCAGCGAATTCCATGATGCCGATGAGAAGAACTCCCACAGCTACTGCTTTGAAATTCTTGAGCGTCGCTGA
- a CDS encoding porin gives MNFSKRVIAYYCGVGLLAALPFASQAEITLIKQDAQPDDALSRLKFAVGGSIRPQFNNITGDSDRSSYKRNGFDGGTRFRFGAEYYLTEDVSWLGYYELGVNIPALFNWDNHYAEGARDTSRRQLYTGFKSQRWGQLTFGQQNSVYYDVVGAKTDIWDYDMLAQASNIGINGDYDGTYRARKQLKYKNRFGDADLYASWLLEDTEFLPGNGLRYKRQGGGSLGVDYHLTPDLTWGTAWNYTRAEMRNPGNGDSKGYDQNIVGTSLSWKPDNWTLALGGGWYQNFSPSKKRSVDNYFANEAWGVEYFVGYTIPVQRYAVKSVQPYVMGDRLEYTSGRDYQRIDNGVGVTLQLEYGFRIDYEHVFTSSSDDLGDMNLVRLRYDF, from the coding sequence ATGAATTTTTCTAAGCGCGTTATTGCATATTATTGTGGCGTCGGCCTGCTCGCTGCGCTGCCTTTCGCCAGCCAGGCGGAAATTACGCTGATTAAACAAGATGCGCAACCGGACGATGCGTTAAGCCGTCTGAAATTTGCGGTGGGCGGCAGCATCCGTCCGCAGTTCAACAATATCACCGGCGACAGCGATCGCAGCTCTTATAAGCGCAACGGCTTTGACGGCGGCACGCGCTTCCGCTTCGGTGCGGAATATTATCTGACTGAAGATGTCAGCTGGCTGGGCTATTATGAGCTGGGCGTGAATATTCCGGCGCTGTTCAACTGGGATAACCACTACGCCGAAGGCGCACGCGATACTTCGCGCCGCCAGCTTTACACCGGTTTTAAAAGCCAGCGCTGGGGCCAGCTGACCTTTGGTCAGCAGAACAGCGTTTACTATGACGTCGTCGGCGCCAAAACGGATATCTGGGATTACGATATGCTGGCTCAGGCGTCAAATATCGGCATCAACGGCGATTACGACGGCACCTACCGCGCGCGTAAACAGCTGAAGTATAAAAACCGCTTCGGCGACGCCGATCTTTATGCCTCCTGGCTGCTGGAAGATACCGAGTTCCTGCCGGGCAACGGCCTGCGCTACAAGCGTCAGGGCGGCGGCTCGCTGGGCGTGGACTATCATTTGACGCCGGATCTGACCTGGGGCACCGCATGGAACTACACACGTGCTGAAATGCGTAATCCGGGCAACGGCGATAGCAAAGGCTACGATCAGAATATCGTCGGCACCTCGCTGAGCTGGAAGCCGGACAACTGGACGCTGGCGCTGGGCGGCGGCTGGTACCAGAACTTCTCGCCAAGCAAGAAACGCAGCGTCGATAACTACTTCGCCAATGAAGCGTGGGGTGTGGAATATTTTGTCGGCTACACCATTCCGGTGCAGCGTTATGCGGTGAAATCGGTGCAGCCTTATGTTATGGGCGATCGTCTGGAATATACCAGTGGCCGCGATTACCAGCGCATCGACAACGGTGTCGGCGTGACGTTACAGCTCGAGTACGGCTTCCGTATCGATTACGAACACGTTTTCACCTCCAGCAGCGACGATCTGGGTGATATGAACCTGGTACGCCTGCGTTACGATTTCTGA
- the apaG gene encoding Co2+/Mg2+ efflux protein ApaG: MIDSSRVCVQVQSFYVESQSAPDEDRYVFAYTITIRNLGREKVQLRSRYWLITNGNGRETEVQGDGVIGEQPHIMPGDEFQYTSGAVLETPMGTMQGHYVMIDERGEQFHVDIPVFRLAVPSRIH, from the coding sequence ATGATTGATTCGTCCCGAGTTTGTGTTCAGGTACAGAGTTTTTACGTTGAATCGCAATCTGCCCCAGATGAAGATCGCTACGTGTTCGCCTATACCATTACCATCCGCAATTTGGGCCGTGAAAAAGTGCAGCTGCGTAGCCGCTACTGGTTAATAACCAACGGCAACGGACGCGAAACGGAAGTTCAGGGCGATGGCGTAATCGGCGAGCAGCCTCATATTATGCCGGGCGATGAATTCCAGTATACCAGCGGCGCGGTGTTGGAAACACCGATGGGCACCATGCAGGGACACTATGTAATGATTGACGAACGAGGCGAGCAGTTTCATGTCGATATACCCGTCTTTCGCCTCGCCGTGCCTTCGCGCATTCACTGA
- the apaH gene encoding bis(5'-nucleosyl)-tetraphosphatase (symmetrical) ApaH: protein MSTYLIGDVHGCYDELHSLLQQVAFDAEKDTLWLTGDLVARGPGSLEVLRYVRSLGSAVRMVLGNHDLHLLAVFAGISRNKPKDRITPLLEAPDADELINWLRRQPLLQVDEEKKLVMAHAGITPQWDIETAKMCAREVESVLSSDSYPLFLNAMYGDMPNNWTPELTGLARLRFSTNALTRMRYCFPNGQLDMICKDAPDSAPPPLKPWFTIPGPVARDYTIIFGHWASLEGKGTPEGIIGLDTGCCWGGTLTMLRWEDRQLFIQPSNRLQASEGGETTPAALRSDS, encoded by the coding sequence ATGAGTACATATCTTATTGGCGATGTTCATGGCTGCTACGATGAACTGCATTCCCTGCTGCAACAGGTCGCCTTCGATGCTGAAAAAGATACGCTGTGGCTAACCGGCGATCTGGTGGCGCGCGGTCCCGGCTCGCTGGAAGTGCTGCGCTATGTGCGTTCACTGGGCAGCGCGGTACGCATGGTGCTGGGCAACCACGATCTGCATCTGCTGGCGGTATTCGCTGGCATCAGCCGCAATAAACCGAAAGATCGCATTACGCCGCTGCTGGAGGCGCCTGACGCGGATGAGCTGATCAACTGGCTACGTCGTCAGCCGCTGTTACAGGTGGATGAAGAGAAAAAGCTGGTGATGGCGCATGCCGGCATTACGCCGCAGTGGGATATTGAAACGGCAAAAATGTGCGCGCGGGAAGTAGAGTCCGTGCTCTCCAGCGACAGCTATCCGCTTTTTCTGAATGCGATGTATGGCGATATGCCGAACAACTGGACGCCTGAGCTTACCGGTCTGGCGCGTCTGCGCTTTAGCACCAATGCGCTGACGCGGATGCGCTACTGCTTTCCGAATGGACAGCTGGATATGATTTGCAAAGATGCGCCCGACTCTGCGCCGCCGCCGCTGAAACCCTGGTTCACCATCCCAGGACCGGTGGCGCGTGACTATACGATTATTTTTGGTCACTGGGCTTCGCTGGAAGGCAAAGGCACCCCGGAAGGCATTATCGGCCTGGATACCGGCTGCTGTTGGGGAGGCACGCTGACCATGCTGCGCTGGGAGGATCGTCAGCTGTTTATTCAGCCCTCTAACCGCCTGCAGGCCAGCGAAGGCGGTGAAACCACGCCGGCCGCGCTGCGATCTGATTCATAG
- the rsmA gene encoding 16S rRNA (adenine(1518)-N(6)/adenine(1519)-N(6))-dimethyltransferase RsmA, whose translation MNNRVHQGHFARKRFGQNFLNDSYIIDSIVAAIHPQRGEAMVEIGPGLGALTEPVGERLDALTVIELDRDLAARLQTHPFLGPKLTIFQQDAMTFDFAQLAAERGQPLRVFGNLPYNISTPLMFHLFSYTSAIKDMHFMLQKEVVNRLVAGPDSKAYGRLSVMAQYYCQVIPVLEVPPESFTPAPKVDSAVVRLVPHAVQPHPVEDVRVLSRITTEAFGKRRKTLRNSLGHLFSAEVMENLGVDGSLRAENVTVAQYCQLANWLSAHPESQEN comes from the coding sequence ATGAATAATCGCGTCCACCAGGGTCATTTCGCCCGCAAACGTTTTGGGCAAAACTTCCTTAACGACTCCTACATTATCGACAGCATCGTTGCGGCCATCCATCCTCAGCGCGGCGAGGCGATGGTGGAAATCGGTCCCGGCCTTGGCGCCCTGACTGAACCCGTCGGCGAGCGCCTTGATGCGCTGACCGTTATCGAGCTGGATCGCGATCTGGCTGCGCGTCTGCAAACCCATCCTTTCCTCGGGCCTAAGCTAACCATTTTCCAGCAGGATGCCATGACCTTCGATTTTGCTCAGCTTGCTGCTGAGCGCGGTCAGCCGCTGCGCGTCTTCGGCAACCTGCCCTACAACATCTCTACGCCGTTGATGTTCCACCTTTTCAGCTATACTAGTGCGATCAAAGATATGCACTTTATGCTGCAAAAAGAGGTGGTCAACCGCCTGGTGGCTGGCCCTGACAGTAAAGCCTATGGACGTTTAAGCGTAATGGCGCAATATTATTGTCAGGTTATTCCGGTACTGGAAGTGCCGCCAGAATCCTTTACCCCGGCGCCGAAAGTGGATTCCGCCGTGGTACGTCTGGTTCCGCATGCGGTGCAGCCACATCCGGTTGAGGATGTTCGCGTGCTGAGCCGCATTACTACCGAAGCCTTCGGCAAGCGTCGCAAAACGCTGCGTAACAGCCTCGGACATCTGTTCAGCGCTGAGGTGATGGAAAATCTGGGCGTTGATGGCAGTCTGCGTGCGGAAAATGTTACCGTTGCGCAATATTGCCAGCTAGCCAACTGGTTATCTGCGCATCCCGAGTCGCAGGAGAACTAA